The Dehalococcoidia bacterium genomic sequence CTGGCTGTTGAGAAAGAGGACTCTGAAAACCTCTTTTTTGAGGCCGCTCATGGACTGGTAGAGGTAATCGAAAACGGCCTTCTCGGAATTAAGCGAGGGTCTACCTAAAGCTTTTTGCTTCAGGTATTCGCTCGCGGCTTCACGCACGAATTTTATGCCGAACGAATTTGAGGGGCCAATGCCCTCTATCTGCTCCAGTTCTTCGGGGAGTGCTTCCAGAACGCCGCGCAGGTCTTTGAAGCGCTTGATAGCCTCCTTGGCCGCCAGCTTACAATCCTTGCGAGGCTGGCCGAGAGTGAGCAGCAACTCGATGATTTCGTAGTCGTTGAGCGCTCTCAGGCCGCTCTTCAGGAATTTAGCGCGCAGGCGGGCCCGGTGGCCTTCGCGGCTTTTGTTTAAGGCTTCATCCTGCGCGTCTTGCATCATAACCCTACGC encodes the following:
- the radC gene encoding DNA repair protein RadC, whose amino-acid sequence is MQDAQDEALNKSREGHRARLRAKFLKSGLRALNDYEIIELLLTLGQPRKDCKLAAKEAIKRFKDLRGVLEALPEELEQIEGIGPSNSFGIKFVREAASEYLKQKALGRPSLNSEKAVFDYLYQSMSGLKKEVFRVLFLNSQNELLETEAISQGTVNASAVFAREVIERAIKHKATALIFVHNHPSGNTAPSQDDKAITRELVLASSVMNLNVLDHLIIGDNSHYSFAAQGLIQKYEAEVESMKRRSGT